A stretch of the Nicotiana tabacum cultivar K326 chromosome 6, ASM71507v2, whole genome shotgun sequence genome encodes the following:
- the LOC107830898 gene encoding putative auxin efflux carrier component 1c, whose translation MITLSDFYHVMTAVVPLYVAMILAYGSVKWWKIFSPDQCSGINRFVALFAVPLLSFHFIAANNPYTMNIRFIAADTLQKLIVLGALAIWANFSKRGSLEWSITLFSLSTLPNTLVMGIPLLKGMYGDFSGSLMVQIVVLQCIIWYTLMLFMFEFRGARMLISEQFPDTAGSIVSIHVDSDVMSLDGRQVLETEAEVKEDGKLHVTVRKSNASRSDIFSRRSQGFSSTTPRPSNLTNAEIYSLQSSRNPTPRGSSFNHTDFYSMVAGGRNSNFGANDVYGMSASRGPTPRPSNYEEESGKSRFNYNHGAAAQQSNTNNNTTHYPAPNPGMFSPSNGAKAVGSNTNNKKGNKGEEGGKDLHMFVWSSSASPVSDVFGGHDYGANLDQNTAKDVRVPISPGKVEVQRNNQENYMERDDFSFANRDAEMNIHNQEGEKGGENKAKVMPPTSVMTRLILIMVWRKLIRNPNTYSSLFGLTWSLVSFRWNLKMPAIIAQSISILSDAGLGMAMFSLGLFMALQPRIIACGNSTAAFAMAVRFLTGPAVMAAASIAVGLRGVLLHVAIVQAALPQGIVPFVFAKEYNVHPDILSTGVIFGMLIALPITLVYYILMGL comes from the exons ATGATAACTTTATCTGATTTCTACCATGTTATGACTGCTGTTGTGCCACTTTATGTGGCTATGATATTAGCTTATGGTTCTGTTAAATGGTGGAAGATTTTTTCACCTGACCAGTGTTCTGGTATTAACAGATTTGTTGCACTTTTCGCAGTTCCACTTCTCTCTTTCCACTTTATAGCTGCTAATAATCCTTACACTATGAACATACGGTTCATTGCTGCTGACACTCTTCAGAAACTTATTGTTCTTGGAGCTCTTGCTATTTGGGCTAATTTTAGCAAAAGGGGTAGTTTAGAATGGAGTATAACACTCTTTTCTTTATCAACTCTTCCAAATACTTTAGTTATGGGTATTCCTTTGTTAAAAGGAATGTATGGTGATTTTTCAGGGAGTTTAATGGTTCAAATAGTTGTACTACAGTGTATTATTTGGTACACTTTGATGCTTTTTATGTTTGAGTTCAGAGGTGCAAGGATGCTGATCTCTGAGCAATTTCCTGATACTGCTGGCTCAATTGTCTCAATCCATGTTGATTCTGATGTCATGTCATTAGATGGTAGACAAGTTTTGGAAACTGAAGCTGAAGTGAAAGAAGATGGAAAACTTCATGTTACTGTGAGAAAATCAAATGCCTCAAGGtctgatatattttcaagaaggTCGCAGGGATTTTCTTCTACAACTCCAAGACCATCAAATTTAACAAATGCAGAGATTTACTCTCTACAATCTTCAAGAAATCCAACTCCAAGAGGGTCAAGTTTTAACCATACTGATTTTTACTCAATGGTTGCTGGTGGGAGAAACTCAAACTTTGGTGCAAATGATGTTTATGGGATGTCAGCTTCAAGAGGACCAACTCCTAGACCTTCAAATTATGAGGAAGAAAGTGGAAAATCAAGATTTAATTACAACCATGGAGCTGCAGCACAACAAagtaatactaataataatactACTCATTATCCAGCTCCAAATCCTGGTATGTTTTCACCTAGTAATGGTGCAAAAGCAGTGGGTTCTAACACTAATAACAAGAAAGGTAACAAAGGAGAGGAAGGTGGTAAAGATCTTCATATGTTTGTTTGGAGTTCAAGTGCTTCTCCTGTTTCTGATGTATTTGGTGGTCATGATTATGGAGCTAATTTAGACCAGAATACAGCTAAGGATGTAAGAGTACCTATCTCTCCTGGAAAAG TTGAGGTGCAAAGAAACAATCAAGAAAACTACATGGAGAGAGATGACTTTAGCTTTGCAAATAGAGATGCAGAAATGAATATTCACAACCAAGAAGGTGAAAAAGGTGGAGAAAATAAAGCAAAGGTTATGCCACCAACAAGTGTAATGACTAGGCTTATACTAATTATGGTTTGGAGGAAACTTATTAGAAATCCAAACACTTATTCAAGCTTGTTTGGTCTCACTTGGTCTCTAGTTTCATTCAG gtGGAATTTGAAGATGCCTGCTATAATTGCACAGTCCATATCTATATTGTCAGATGCAGGACTTGGCATGGCAATGTTCAGTCTAG GTCTGTTTATGGCTTTGCAACCAAGGATAATAGCATGTGGGAATTCTACAGCAGCTTTTGCTATGGCTGTGAGATTCCTTACAGGTCCAGCTGTCATGGCAGCTGCTTCCATTGCTGTTGGCCTTCGTGGAGTTCTCTTACACGTAGCCATTGTACAG GCAGCTCTACCCCAAGGAATTGTCCCCTTTGTCTTCGCCAAGGAATACAACGTTCACCCTGACATTCTTAGCACGGG TGTCATTTTTGGGATGTTGATTGCCTTGCCGATTACACTGGTCTACTACATTTTGATGGGACTTTAA
- the LOC107830897 gene encoding protein C2-DOMAIN ABA-RELATED 4, with product MDNLLGLLRIRVKKGVNLAVRDVRSSDPYVVVKMGKQKLKTRVVKKDVNPEWNEDLTLSVADPNLPVKLTVYDHDLFSKDDKMGDAEFDIKPFLEALKMNLTGLPGGTIITRIQPCRSNCLAEESNVVWKDGQVVQDMCLRLRNVECGEVELQLQWINLPGSRGL from the exons ATGGACAACCTTTTGGGTCTTCTGAGAATAAGAGTCAAGAAAGGTGTGAATCTCGCCGTTCGTGATGTTCGCAGCAGTGATCCTTACGTTGTTGTCAAGATGGGTAAACAG AAATTGAAGACCCGAGTTGTAAAGAAGGATGTTAATcctgaatggaatgaagatttaACTCTTTCTGTTGCAGATCCCAATCTTCCTGTTAAGCTG ACAGTCTATGATCATGATTTGTTCAGCAAGGATGACAAAATGGGAGATGCAGAATTTGACATCAAGCCATTTTTAGAGGCTCTCAAGATGAACTTAACTGGCCTCCCAGGTGGCACCATTATTACAAGAATACAACCGTGCAGATCCAACTGTCTGGCTGAAGAGTCTAACGTTGTATGGAAAGATGGTCAGGTTGTGCAAGATATGTGCCTAAGATTGAGAAATGTGGAATGTGGAGAGGTCGAACTTCAACTTCAGTGGATCAACCTTCCTGGCTCCAGGGGTTTATAG